From the Arctopsyche grandis isolate Sample6627 chromosome 11, ASM5162203v2, whole genome shotgun sequence genome, one window contains:
- the LOC143919044 gene encoding uncharacterized protein LOC143919044 isoform X1: MCSYLIYALLILSSLITDMCCLRIAELRISPPAVQRGARATLECLYDLQGAPLYCVKWYRGRHEFYRYTPGDRPHARIFPFSGIYVDLSESNSTQVMLQKVGFALSGNFSCEVSADQTFSTAIASAHMEVVALPEGLPVIVTERPQYDPGDILRANCTAPPSRPLVNLTFLINAMQISPGLLRHQPADEGLHKAELSVSLLLLPEHYLDGPPILRCLARVLDLYNKVVELPLRESDGPPRIGRVTSSTGCKQSNVNYMTLAVMTIFYLIKFKCVT; the protein is encoded by the exons ATATGTGCTGTTTGCGCATCGCCGAGTTGCGCATTTCACCCCCAGCGGTGCAGCGAGGTGCGCGCGCAACATTAGAGTGCCTGTACGATTTGCAAGGTGCGCCCCTGTACTGTGTCAAGTGGTACAGGGGGCGGCACGAGTTCTACAGGTACACCCCAGGAGATAGACCCCATGCCAGGATATTCCCCTTCTCAGGAATCTACGTAGAT TTGTCCGAGTCGAATTCTACACAAGTGATGTTGCAGAAGGTCGGATTTGCACTCTCTGGCAATTTCAGCTGCGAAGTTTCAGCTGATCAAACATTTTCAACAGCCATAGCTTCGGCACACATGGAAGTCGTCG CTCTTCCGGAGGGTCTTCCGGTCATTGTGACCGAGCGACCCCAATACGACCCAGGGGACATTCTGAGGGCCAATTGCACGGCCCCACCGTCTCGACCCTTGGTCAATTTAACTTTCTTGATAAACGCTATGCAA ATTAGTCCTGGTCTGCTGAGGCACCAGCCCGCCGACGAGGGTCTCCACAAAGCCGAGCTTTCGGTATCATTACTGCTTTTGCCCGAACATTATTTGGACGGACCGCCGATTTTGAGGTGCTTAGCCAGGGTTTTAGATCTTTACAATAAAGTCGTCGAACTTCCGCTGCGCGAAAGTGACGGCCCGCCGAGGATCGGAAGAG TGACTTCGAGTACAGGATGCAAACAGTCGAATGTGAATTATATGACACTAGCCGTAatgactattttttatttgattaaatttaagtgTGTGACATAA
- the LOC143919044 gene encoding uncharacterized protein LOC143919044 isoform X2, translating into MIKVVKLVCTTHPIKDMCCLRIAELRISPPAVQRGARATLECLYDLQGAPLYCVKWYRGRHEFYRYTPGDRPHARIFPFSGIYVDLSESNSTQVMLQKVGFALSGNFSCEVSADQTFSTAIASAHMEVVALPEGLPVIVTERPQYDPGDILRANCTAPPSRPLVNLTFLINAMQISPGLLRHQPADEGLHKAELSVSLLLLPEHYLDGPPILRCLARVLDLYNKVVELPLRESDGPPRIGRVTSSTGCKQSNVNYMTLAVMTIFYLIKFKCVT; encoded by the exons ATATGTGCTGTTTGCGCATCGCCGAGTTGCGCATTTCACCCCCAGCGGTGCAGCGAGGTGCGCGCGCAACATTAGAGTGCCTGTACGATTTGCAAGGTGCGCCCCTGTACTGTGTCAAGTGGTACAGGGGGCGGCACGAGTTCTACAGGTACACCCCAGGAGATAGACCCCATGCCAGGATATTCCCCTTCTCAGGAATCTACGTAGAT TTGTCCGAGTCGAATTCTACACAAGTGATGTTGCAGAAGGTCGGATTTGCACTCTCTGGCAATTTCAGCTGCGAAGTTTCAGCTGATCAAACATTTTCAACAGCCATAGCTTCGGCACACATGGAAGTCGTCG CTCTTCCGGAGGGTCTTCCGGTCATTGTGACCGAGCGACCCCAATACGACCCAGGGGACATTCTGAGGGCCAATTGCACGGCCCCACCGTCTCGACCCTTGGTCAATTTAACTTTCTTGATAAACGCTATGCAA ATTAGTCCTGGTCTGCTGAGGCACCAGCCCGCCGACGAGGGTCTCCACAAAGCCGAGCTTTCGGTATCATTACTGCTTTTGCCCGAACATTATTTGGACGGACCGCCGATTTTGAGGTGCTTAGCCAGGGTTTTAGATCTTTACAATAAAGTCGTCGAACTTCCGCTGCGCGAAAGTGACGGCCCGCCGAGGATCGGAAGAG TGACTTCGAGTACAGGATGCAAACAGTCGAATGTGAATTATATGACACTAGCCGTAatgactattttttatttgattaaatttaagtgTGTGACATAA